The genomic region TGAGCTCGCCACCAACCCCCTCCCCGGCAACTTCGATTACGCCCACATGAAGGCGATCCACCGCCACATTTTCCAGGATGTGTACGAGTGAGCGGGCGAAGAACGCGTCGCCCCAACTGGGCAATGGATGGCCAAAGACGGCCACGCCTACTACCCCGCCGGACCCGTCCTCACCGAAGCAGCCGAAAAGCAGTACCGGCTTTTGGACGAAAAGAACCTACTCAAAGGTTTGACGCGAGAGGAGTTCATCATCGAACTTGCGGAAGCCTGGGGTGAAATCAATGTCATCCACAGCTTCCGAGAGGGCAACACCCGCGCGCAGGTGGTGTTCTTCAGCGAGCTCGCCCGCAACGCGGGCTACGTGCTGGAACCAGCGGTGTTCCTTGATGATCCGCTTCGCGACGCTTTCGTTGCTGCCCGCTTTCACTCCCAAGACACCGGCGAGAACACCAAACTGGCCGAGGTTCTGTCCACCATCGTGCGCGCATGACCGAACACTGGCCCGTTCAGTCGGCTACTCGCTCACCGAGAACACACGCTTCTTCCGCTTATCGCCGTTCCCGGCTGCGCCGTCCGCAGCACCATCCCCCACTGCCGTGGACCCCGACACGGACACCGGGTCCACGTCGAACATCTCAGACAGGAAGTCGGCGACCCACTGGAGCAGTTCTTCGTCGCGCAGGTTGGGTGCGTTGAGCGCCTTCTTCGTCCCGCCTTCGCGCGGGAAAGGCACCTGGATGGCCTTTGCGGCGGCACGGTAGTTCGCGCCCGGGTAGAGGCGCTTCAGCCGGATCTGTTTCGAGTCGGCCATGTCCACCGGGTGGAACTTCAGGCGGGTGCCCTGCATGGTGATGTCAGCAACCCCGGCCTTGCGGGCCTGATGGCGCACGCGTGCCACCGCGAAGAGACGCTGGACCTCGGCGGGAAGATCGCCGAAACGGTCGACAAGTTCGTCGGCGACCGTTGTCAGCTCGTCCTCGTCGCGGGCGGCGGCTAGCTTGCGGTAGCTCTCTAAGCGTAGGCGCTCGGAGTTGATATAGGTCTCCGGAATGTGGGCGTCAACAGGCAGGTCGATGCGAATTTCCTTGGGGCCGTGGTCGGTGGCGTCGACGACTTCACCCTGCATGAGGGACTTGAAAGTCTCCACCGCTTCGCCGACGAGGCGGACGTACATGTCGAAGCCGACTCCGGCGATGTGTCCGGACTGCTCCGCACCGAGCACGTTGCCGGCGCCGCGCATCTCCAGGTCCTTCTGCGCGACGGCCATGCCGGCGCCCAAGTCGTTGTTCTGGGCGATGGTGGCCAAGCGGTCGTAGGACGTCTCGGTGAGCACCTTGTCCTTGGGGTACAGGAAGTAGGCATAGCCGCGCTCGCGGGAACGGCCGACGCGTCCACGCAGCTGGTGGAGCTGCGACAGACCCATGTTCTGAGCGTTTTCGACGATCAGCGTGTTGGCGTTGGCAATGTCCAAGCCAGTTTCCACGATCGTCGTGCACACGAGCACGTCGAATTCGCGGCCCCAAAACCCTTGCACGGTCTGTTCGAGCACCTGCTCACTCATCTGGCCGTGGGCGACGACGATGCGCGCCTCCGGTACAAGGGTGCGCAGGTGGCGGGCGGTCTTCTCAATGTCGGCGACCTTGTTGTGGATGTAAAACACCTGGCCGTCGCGCAGCAGCTCACGGCGGATCGCGGCGGCGACCTGCTTGTCCTCCTGCGGGCCGACGTAGGTCAGCACCGGGTGGCGGTCCTCCGGCGGGGTCGTGATCGAGGTCATCTCGCGGATGCCGGTCAGGGACATCTCCAGGGTGCGCGGGATCGGCGTCGCGGTCATGGTGAGCACGTCGACATGCGATTTCAGGGCCTTGATGTGCTCCTTGTGCTCGACACCAAAGCGCTGCTCCTCATCGACGACGATGAGCCCCAGGTTCTTCCACTGCACACCCGTCTGCAGCAGCCGGTGGGTGCCAATGACGATGTCGACGGAGCCGTCGGCAAGCCCGGCGCTGATCTTCTTCGCGTCCGCGGCCGTGGTGAAGCGCGACAGCTCGCGAATCTCCACCCCGAACCCGTCCATGCGCTGAGAAAACGTCGAGTAGTGCTGCTGGGCGAGCAGTGTGGTGGGCACGAGCACGGCGACCTGCTTGCCGTCCTGCACCGCCTTGAACGCGGCGCGCACGGCGACCTCGGTCTTGCCGAAGCCAACGTCACCGACAATGACGCGGTCCATTGGCGTGGGCTTTTCCATATCGGACTTCACGGCCTCGATCGCAGCCATCTGGTCTTCGGTTTCGACGAAGGGGAAGTTGTCCTCCATCTCCATCTGCCAGGGCGAATCCGCCGCGAACGCGTGCCCCGGCGCGGACGCGCGTTTCGCATAGAGCTCCACAAGTTCACCGGCGATTTCACGCACCGCGGCGCGAGCTTTGCGCTTCGTGTTCTTCCAGTCGGAGCCGCCCATTTTGCTTAACGACGGCTGCTCCCCGCCCGAATACTTGCTCAGCAGGTCCAAGGAATCCATCGGAACCCACAGCATGT from Corynebacterium genitalium ATCC 33030 harbors:
- a CDS encoding Fic family protein translates to MAKDGHAYYPAGPVLTEAAEKQYRLLDEKNLLKGLTREEFIIELAEAWGEINVIHSFREGNTRAQVVFFSELARNAGYVLEPAVFLDDPLRDAFVAARFHSQDTGENTKLAEVLSTIVRA
- the mfd gene encoding transcription-repair coupling factor — encoded protein: MANHTEDLPMLAGVLTQAAGDPKLTGLRARVGDPALHVTGIDQVRPWAAAALSREVPVLLITATGHEAEDLAAEIAALIGQEQVALMPALETLPHERLSPAADVIGARNKVVHNIASTRVVVASARAACQPVLPPVAPVTVKLGEEYDFGELTETLVRFAYEHVDMVAKRGEFATRGGIIDVFPTTAEHPVRIEFWGDEATDLRTFAVADQRTIDDVASVEMHPARQLLIDDSVRTRAQALSTAHSGNPTLAQLLERVSEGTYVDGMEAIVPALTDASFSVLPELMPAGSIVLVTSPEKVRARIADLQATDQEFLEAGWEAAAMGAEGPVAAEGLDVSASSYRSFESLEVSARDADNAWWTFAPPGMFTANDEATLPLEYEPAPAPKGDPKQIEALYGQVKLHLQGGGRAAFVAPAKGTIERMAERLRENSVSARIATPGLEPVDGQVTLYQALSHAGLSFPGPGLVVFTETDVTGNRVGDIAGAKRRAPRRRNRVDPLALKPGDYVVHDTHGIGRFVKMAERTIGTGSDAARREFIVLEYQPAKRGQPADMLWVPMDSLDLLSKYSGGEQPSLSKMGGSDWKNTKRKARAAVREIAGELVELYAKRASAPGHAFAADSPWQMEMEDNFPFVETEDQMAAIEAVKSDMEKPTPMDRVIVGDVGFGKTEVAVRAAFKAVQDGKQVAVLVPTTLLAQQHYSTFSQRMDGFGVEIRELSRFTTAADAKKISAGLADGSVDIVIGTHRLLQTGVQWKNLGLIVVDEEQRFGVEHKEHIKALKSHVDVLTMTATPIPRTLEMSLTGIREMTSITTPPEDRHPVLTYVGPQEDKQVAAAIRRELLRDGQVFYIHNKVADIEKTARHLRTLVPEARIVVAHGQMSEQVLEQTVQGFWGREFDVLVCTTIVETGLDIANANTLIVENAQNMGLSQLHQLRGRVGRSRERGYAYFLYPKDKVLTETSYDRLATIAQNNDLGAGMAVAQKDLEMRGAGNVLGAEQSGHIAGVGFDMYVRLVGEAVETFKSLMQGEVVDATDHGPKEIRIDLPVDAHIPETYINSERLRLESYRKLAAARDEDELTTVADELVDRFGDLPAEVQRLFAVARVRHQARKAGVADITMQGTRLKFHPVDMADSKQIRLKRLYPGANYRAAAKAIQVPFPREGGTKKALNAPNLRDEELLQWVADFLSEMFDVDPVSVSGSTAVGDGAADGAAGNGDKRKKRVFSVSE